In the Desulfosporosinus acidiphilus SJ4 genome, CCATTTGCTGATACCAAACCTGAACTTGCTTTTTCTCCTGATCTTCAGCAGACTGCAGTTTCTGTTTCGTCTGAGTATCCTTAGCCTGAGCTAATTTTGGTGCATATTTACTGTTGATAGCAGCGAGTTTCTGATCCCGCTGTTTGGCATATTGGGGTTCAATATTGGCCTTTTTCCATTGTTCTGAAGGTACAAGTCCCTTTGCTTCACCGGGTAAATCGACACCGGTGTAAGTCCCCAAACCAAATTCATGGGCAATCTGGCCAATAAATTCCGGATTGGCGTCAAAAACCCGCCGGCCCACAACTTCAAAATAGATATCCGAGGATAAGGCCAGAGCCCGATAAATATTCACAAGGCCAAAATTATTTCCGCCCCATTCTACAAACCCTTGTTTTTGAGCTACGATATTTCCCAGCGAGGAGAGTACGTCATTAATTTTTTCATCCGGCGTCGTTAATTTCAATTGCAAAGCAGCCATTGCCGTAATCATTTTAAAGGTAGAACCAGGCGGGTAAAGCCCTGCTAAGGCGCGGTTCAGGGAAGCCGCCGGTGCATCTTTATTGGTAAAGTATTTATCCGAAACTTGTTGAGAAATATTTCCGATCAAATCATTGGGGTCCATACTCGGCCGGGAGGCCATAGCCAATATCTTGCCTGTATTGACATCAATGACCACAGCTGCACCCGATTTGGCGTTGGGATTCGTGTCTCTTTGAACATTGGCTATAACCTGATCCAAGCTGTCTTCCACCGTTTTTTGCAAGTCGGCGTCGATAGTCAGCTGAATTGTCTTTCCGGGTTCCGGTGTCTGAACTATCTTTTTGGTCAAAGGGCGGGCATTATTGTCGACTTCAACTTGTTGCACCCCTTCTTTACCGCGCAGCCAAAAATCATAAGTCTTTTCCACACCGTCCTTACCCACCAGGTCCCCCTGAGAATAGGTAAATCCGGCTTTTTGAGCATCGGGGTTTTTATTAAACTGATCAATTTCATTGGGACCGATCTCCCGCACATAGCCAAGAATCTGTCCTGCTAAGGTATGCTGAGGGTAAGAGCGGATTGGCGTTGCATCCACGCTGACCCCGGGAAGTTCATCTTGATGCTCGGCAATAACGGCTTGAAGCTGTTGAGGAACATTCTCCAAGATTGTAACCGGGCGGTAACGTTCCCACTGGTGGTTTTGGATATTGACTAAAATATCGACATCGATAGCATCAACAGTTTCGTTGGCATTAGGCCAATAGGGCTTTATAAAGCCCGCTAAACGCATAACTACGTCTTTCCAGTTGGTCGTTTTAGACTGCTGAAGATCAAGCCAGTCTAAGGTTAGGACAAACTCCGGCACGCTGGTGGCCAAAAGCTTATTGTTTTTGTCAACAATATCGCCGCGAGTGGTTGGAATCTTCACAAGCTGCATAACGTTGCCTTTAGCCATTTCCGAATAGTAAGATCCCTCAGCAATTTGCAAATGCCAAAGGTTTAAACCCAAAATCAAAAAAACAATAACCACGACCGCCGAGAGACCCCAAAAACGATGGACATATGGTTTTCGTTCTTTGTCATCCATTTCAAAAACTCCTCCAATTCGATGTTCCTGGCTCGATATTCCTGGTTCGATTTCCCTGGTTCGAAACGGATTCGATTTATTGAATCGAAGAACGGAATCAGTTGTATTATTTAGAGTTAAAACCATCATTATTTTATGGACTTAAGTGCTAATTCATGAGTTTTAGTATTCGGTAATA is a window encoding:
- the mrdA gene encoding penicillin-binding protein 2, with product MDDKERKPYVHRFWGLSAVVVIVFLILGLNLWHLQIAEGSYYSEMAKGNVMQLVKIPTTRGDIVDKNNKLLATSVPEFVLTLDWLDLQQSKTTNWKDVVMRLAGFIKPYWPNANETVDAIDVDILVNIQNHQWERYRPVTILENVPQQLQAVIAEHQDELPGVSVDATPIRSYPQHTLAGQILGYVREIGPNEIDQFNKNPDAQKAGFTYSQGDLVGKDGVEKTYDFWLRGKEGVQQVEVDNNARPLTKKIVQTPEPGKTIQLTIDADLQKTVEDSLDQVIANVQRDTNPNAKSGAAVVIDVNTGKILAMASRPSMDPNDLIGNISQQVSDKYFTNKDAPAASLNRALAGLYPPGSTFKMITAMAALQLKLTTPDEKINDVLSSLGNIVAQKQGFVEWGGNNFGLVNIYRALALSSDIYFEVVGRRVFDANPEFIGQIAHEFGLGTYTGVDLPGEAKGLVPSEQWKKANIEPQYAKQRDQKLAAINSKYAPKLAQAKDTQTKQKLQSAEDQEKKQVQVWYQQMVDQYVAWKAYDSYNNAIGQGYNDYTPLQLANYVATIVNGGKHYRPYIVNKISDPLTGKVVMQNQPKVENTVSISPDVLATVKQGMQAATTGEGTAAFLFSDIPDFSGGAKTGTAQTGSVNTSNADVYNGMFVAFAPYDHPQIAFAGVVEYGSHGGDTAGYVARAAFMKYFGWKSTNGG